The Planctellipticum variicoloris DNA window CGAAGGGAAGGACATTCACCCGCGGAACAAGGTCGACGTCGCGCATCGGCTGGCTCGGTGGGCGCTGGCGAAGGACTATGGCGTCGACGTGGCGTACCGCAGTCCGGAGTACGCGAGCCTGGAGAAGCAGGGGGCGAAGATCGTGCTGAAATTCGCCCACACCGGGAAGGGTTTCCGTCCCTTCGACGTGGCTGATCCGGTCGGCTTCACGATTGCCGGGGAAGATAAGAAGTGGGTCCCGGCCCAGGCAAAGCTCGTTGGACCGGACACGATTGAAGTCTCCAGCCCGGATGTCGCCGTTCCGGTCGCGGTCCGCTATGCCTGGGCCGACAACCCGGTCTGCAACATGTACAGCGAGGAAGGACTGCCGCTGACGCCGTTCCGGACCGACGACTGGCCGGGTGTGACCGCGAGCGCGAAATGAGCGAGTTAGCGCCGACGGAAGTTTGAACTCGGGTGGCAGCCGCGGAGGAGACTCTGCGGCTGCCAGCATTTTCGGATTGATGGGTTTTCGATGAGTTTTCCCGGCGTCGCTGGAACCGCGGGTCCGCCCGCCGGATAACGAATCTGGCGATCCCTCCTCATTGTTCCGAAAGGCACCCTATGCGTCGGCCGACGTTAGCCCTGCTGTTTGTCCTGTTCCTGGCGGCTCATGCGCAGGCCTGGAGCGACGCCGGCCACAAGATTATTGCTTCGATTGCGTTCCGGCAGCTCACGCCGGCTCAGCGCGAGAGGATCGTCGCCCTCCTGAAACATCATCCGCGTTACGCGCAGGATTTCGAGGGGGCCGTGCCGGCGGAAGTTCGTTCGGGGGCCGCGGAGCTGAAGGACGAATGGGCTTTCCAGCAGGCTGCGATCTGGCCGGATCTGGTGCGCGGATTCCCGGAAGCGGAGAAGGAGAAATTTCATCGCGGCACCTGGCACTATATCAACCGACCTCTGTTTCTGACCGATCGGGACCGGGAGCGTCTGCAGGGTTCGATTGCGATCAACCTGACGCTCGATCCGACGCAGTCCGCGGTCCAGGATTTGAACGTCGTGCAGGCCATCCGACTGGCACGGCGTCTGGCTGGCGATCCCGCCGCCGACAAGTCGGAGCGGGCGTTGATGCTGACCTGGATCTTCCACACAGTCGGCGACGTGCATCAGCCGCTGCATTCGACGGCGATGTTTGCGGAGGGGCTGTTTCCCGAGGGGGACCGCGGCGGCAATCTGATTCGAACGGGGCAAAGGTCCAATCTGCATTCGGTCTGGGATGGATTGCCGGGGGGACGGATGGCGGTGACGGAGGCTCGCAACCGGGCTCTCGGACTGATCGCGAAGCCTGACCGGCGAAGCCTTGGCGAGGCGGCTGGTCGACAGCTCGACGAAGTCGAGTGGGTGGCCGAAAGCCATGCCGCCTGCCGCGACGCGGTATATTGCGCAGAGGTGCTGGCGTTTCTCCGTCAACTTCCCCGCGATGGTCGAAGGGAGCTGCCGTCGCTGGCGCTCAGCGAAAGCTATCTGAAGTCGGCAGGGGCCGTTGCGGAAACTCGAATTGTTTCGGCCGGATATCGCCTGGGGACGGTCCTGGCCCAGGTTGCCGACGGAGATCGCTGATCGAAGTCCGGAACGCTTGAGCAGGTTTCTGAAGAGGGATTGTCGCAATTGCGCCGTCTGGGGGAGATTTCGCCTTGCGGTTCCCGATACGATTCGTGAACAGCCCCGTTGTGGCAGGTTTCCCGGCTAGAGTATAGCTGTGGAGATTGACATCCGTCGGTGCACCTCAGGAGCCGCCGCAGCGCCATGCTCAAGTTTCTCGAACGTCTACTGAGAAAGCTGACCCGCACCCGGGGAAAATCGTCGAAGGATTCGCGTCTCAACGGCCGTCTGATTCTGCGGACGTTGGTGATTCTGGTCATCTTGGGGGGAACGGCGTACGGACTTCGGAGCTACTTCGTTTATCGCAATTGCGATGTGATTCGAGAGCGGGCGGATCAAGCGGCCGAAGCGGGTGAGATCGAACGTGCCGTCGGACTTTACCGACAGTACCTCCAGCTCGGACGGTCGATTCGCCGGCTGAGTCCGGGGCAGCAGGCGGACGTCCTCGAACGGATTGTCGATCTGCAGGAAGCGGCGGCGCGGGAGTCGCGAGTGATTCTGGCGCTGATTGCGGCGGAAGAAGAACTGCTGAGGCTCGACCCGGGACGCGGGGCAGTTCGTTCGCGGCTTGCGGACCGACAGTTTCTGCTGCAGCGTTACGGCGATTCCGTGGCCCACCTCCAACTTCTGCGGAAGGATGCCCCAGCCGCCGACTTGCCCGGGATCGATGAGCGGATCGCTCAGTGTCAGGTGGCGCTGCGTCAGTTTGTTGAAGCGCAGGAAAGCTGGGGGCGCTGCCTGGAAGCGGCTCCGGAGCGGACGGCGGCCTACGTGGGGCTGGCGAAACTCTGGACCGAGTCGGATGTCGCCCCGAAACTTCCCGACGCCATGCTGGCCCGGTCTGAGGAGTGGTCGGACTTTGGAAAGCGTTTGACCGATTCGGCTGTCGGAAGCCGTTTGAGCGGAGTGCCGGCGGCGATCGGACTGTTGACGCTGATGCGGGAGGAAATCCCCGGCCCGTCGGCTCAGCTTGCTACGGCCCAGTTCGTGCTGGAGCTGCCTGCCGAACGCGAAACCGGAGTCCGGTCGCCGCAGGCGGCGGACCAGGAGCTGGCGTCCGTTTTTGGCTTGCTGGAACTCGATAGAAACGACGGGGTCATCGAGCGGTCCAAGCGCTGGGACATGCGAGTTCCGCCGTTCGCCGATCGAAACGGGGACGGGCGGATCACTTCCGAGGAATTTCTCACTTGCCTGCAGCGTCCGGCCCGCACCGCCCGGCTGGACTACGTCGAGACGCTGCTGTCCGCGGCGACGGAGGCGACGGAGGTCGAGCGCATTCCTCTGGAGCTCGACTTGACGCAGGCGCGCCGGATCGCGCTGCAGGACGTCGATCTCGATCAGACTCAGAAGCTGCAGCGTGAAGCGCGTCGGATTGCCGAAGCGGGGCTGGAGCACGCCGAGCTGAAAGTTCGCTGCGAGCTGCTGCTGGGTCAGCTCGACCTGGGGGATGCGGCGATGGCGGGGTCGGCCGCGGAGCGAACTTCGGCCCTGGAGGCGGCGGAACGACGCGCCCGGCAGGGGCTGTCGGCGATGCCGGAGCGCCGCCCGCAGTTTCGATACTCGGCCACATTTCTTCGGGATCTCGAGACCCGGCAGCGATTGAACCTGACACTGGCGGAGGCGCTGCTGCAGCGCTGCGAGAGCCTTCCCGACCGTGAGCGGGCGCCGCTGCTGACGGAAGTGAACGGTCTCGTCGAGTCGATGAAGTCGGCGGGGCTGGATCCGCTGATCGTCGATTCTCTGCGGCTGCACGCGGCGCTGCTGGCCAGGTCGCCGCGCGAGATGCTGCTGATCGCCAGCGAACTCAAAGATCGAGCCGGCACAGCGTCGCCGTGGCGTCGACGGACGGCGGGGCTGCTCGCGCGGGCGTTCCACGAGTTGGGGCACCCGGAGCAGGCGGTCGACGTTCTGGATTCGCTGGCGAAGAGCGAACCGTTGTCCGCCGCGACGCAGTTCAGCCTTGCCGAGTCGCTGATTGCCGCGGGACGTTCGAAAGAGTCGATTCCGCACCTGAAGGCGGCCTCGAATCTGCCGGGGGCTGCGCTGCGGCTATGCGGAATTCTCCAACGGCAATTGATTTCGCTCCCTCCCAGCGAGCGGAAATGGTCACTGCTTGACGCCATGTTGAAAAAAGCTCGGGAAGTGTCACCGGACTCGCCCGAACTGGCGGCGGCGGAACTGAGTACGCTCCGTTTGAAGGTGTGGACCGACGCATCGCTTCGCAGCGCCGCCGTGCCTCGGCTGCTGGAAGCGGAGGTCGAGCAACTCGATAAGGCGTTCGCCGCCGCGTGCGAACGGTTCCCCTCCGATGCCGCAATCTGGCTGGCGCGGCTGCAGTCGGCCAACGAACGGATCGACCTGGACGAGCCGGAGCGCCGTACGCTGGTGCAGAAGGAGCTCGACGCCGCTCGAGCGGCGCTGGGTACGACGCCGCAGCTTCTGCTGGCGGAGGCGAACGCGTTGCTGCCCAAGGACGAAGCGGCGGCCAAAGACTACCTGCAGGAGATCGAACGGCGGGCTGCGGAGCTGCCGGCGGTGGGGCAGGCTGCGGTGCTGTCGTCGCTGGGGATCTGGCGGGGTTCGCGCGAGAACTGGGACGAGGCGCGGCGGTTGGCCGAGGCGGCCTGCGCGCTGGCGCCGAAAGACAACGCCCTGCGGCTGCAGCTAGTCGAGACCCTGCTGCGGCAGCAGGCTGCTCGGCCGGATGCGCCGATTCCCGAGAAGCTCTGGGACGAGAGTCTGGCGGCAATTGGTCGGGCAGAGGGGACGCTGGACAGTACGGTGGCCTATTTGAACGCCTGGCGGATGCTGCTGGGGTTGAATCGCGAGAGCGATGCCGCAGATCGGCAGAAGCGACTGCTCGAAGCGCGTCAACTGATCCAGAAGGTGGAACGGTGGCGGCCGACCTGGTCGGCGGTGCCCCGGCTGCGAGGGCTGCTGTTGAGTCTGCAGGGGGATCGAGAGGCGGCGGTCAAGGAGTGGGAACACGCCTTTCAACTGGGGGATCGCTCGCAGGAAGTGATTTACGCGGTTCTGGAGAACTTGTACAAGAACGAGCGACAGTCGGAGTTCCGGGACACCGTTCGGCAACTGGAGTCCGAGGACCAGTCGCAACTGCTCGGTCCGCTCGGACGGTCCGTTTCGATGTGGGTCGCGGCGCGGAACGATTTTGGACAGGCGGGCGAGCTGGCGCGAAAGGTCGCCGCCAAGTCGGGCGATCCGCGGGATCAATTGCGCGTCTGGCAGTTTAACGCTGCGGCCAGCAACGGGCTGTCGGATGTCAGCGACGACGAACTGCTGGCGTTCGTGACCGACCGCGGTCGAGCACTGCCAGAGGCCTGGGAATTTCTGATTCAGCAACGGCTGCGTCGAGGGGCGACCGGAGCGCAGCTCGACGAGATCGTCAAGTTGGCGGAGCAACGTCTTCCGGCCGCACCGCCCGAGACGAAACCCTGGACGCTGGCTCGGCTGCACGAGCAGATCGGTCGCGAACGCCCCGAACTGCGTGTCGCCGAGTGGCAGGCTGCCATGGAGTTTTATCGCAAGGCCGTCGCGGCCGAACCGAAGAATGATCTGCTGCGATTGTCGGCCGTGCGGATGTCGCTGCGTTTCCGCGACAGCCAGGAGCCCGTCGAACTGCTGCAGCCCTTGCGCGATCGACTGGCCAGCCTGCCTCCGGGTGTGCAGCGGGACGTTCAACTGCTGACCGCGCAACTGGCCTTGCGCGACCCGGGGCCCGCGGGCCGGCTCCTGCTGCGGCAGGCGCTGCTGGAGGCTGTCCGGCTGGGAGACCGCACGCGGGCGACGCTTCAGACGCTGGCTGCCGCGCTGGAACGGGAGTCGTCTCCGGCGGAGCAGGCGAGCGCCGCGGCGCTGGTCAGCGATTCAGCCGGGGCCGTTCGCGACGCCGCCAGCGGCCTGGCGACGGCGCGGATCCTGGCCGTCGCCGGTCGGTGGCCGGAGGCTGCGGCTCGATATCGGGAACTGGAAGATGAATTCCCGACGTCGATCGCAGTGAAGATCGAATATCTCCAGCAGATGCTGCGGCGGTTCGGCGCCGATTCGGAGATGAGATCGGATGCGGAACAGGCGCTCGGTCGGCTGGAGCTGATTGCGCCCCTGGCGTGGGAAACGGCGCGCGCCCGGGCGGCATTCCTGGAGCTCAACGGCCAGGCGGCCTCGGCGATCGGACTGCTCACGCGGACGGCCGACGTCAAACTGAAGCAGGACAGCTCGGTGCTGATCAGCGAGTGGGTGGAGCGCCCCGATTTTCTCGTCGAAGGCGAACGGCTGCTGGAACTGATGCCGGCAGACCCCGCGATGCAGGGGGCCTGGGGCGAAGTCGTCAAGGCGCAGAATGGCGGCGATCACAGCGCGTCTCAAAGTCTGCTGGCGAAACCCGTGCTTGCTCCGCTGGTCGCCGAATGGAGACTGCTGGCGATCGCCGACGCCGCGGGACTGCTTGAGAGGCTCGGCGCGGCCCCTGAAGCGGAGACCTTGCGACGGCAGGTGCTTGCCGGGAGCGCTCGCACGGCGGCTCACGTGCTGGAGCTCGTGGGACTGCTGGTCCGGCAGCAGCGGGTGACCGAAGCTCTGGAGCTGGTCGGGGCGAACTGGTCCCGGCTCGATACTCTGACGGCTGCGGCGACGGTCTCGAATATCGTGCGCGATGCGAAGCTGCCGGCCGGCAAACTTCAGGAGGCCCGAACGCGCGTGATCGAGGCGGCGGCCGAGGAGACGCTTCCGGAACGTCGGGCGCGGCTTCAGCTTCTGATCGGCGATATTTCTCAGACGATGGCGGACTGGGAGGGGGCGCTGGCCGCGTATTCGCGAGTGACGGAGATTGAGCCGACAAACGTTGTGGGGCTGAATAACACCGCGTTTATGACGGCGAAGCTGCACAAGAATCCCGAACTGGCGCGGGGAGCCATTCAGCAGGCCATCAAGCTGGCGGGTGCACAGCCCGATTTGCTGGATACGTCGGCTTCGGTTTCCATCGAAACCGGGAGCCCTCAGACGGCGTTGCAGGACCTCCGCAATTCTCCGGAACTGGAACGGCGCGGCGGCCTGCAGGCGCGGCTGGCGGAGGCGCTCTGGCAGCTCGGCCAGAAGAAAGAGGCGGTCGAGGCCTGGAGCCGCGCCCGCAAGCTGGGCTGGACGCTGGAGCAATCTCATCCGCTCGACCGGGAGCGGCACGCCGAGATCGATCGAGCCGATCCGGCGGAAGCTGCGCCTCCCCAATGACGATTCAGGGCCGAGCGAACGCTTCCATCGCGATGAACCGCCTGACAATACAGGTTGTTGAGGAATTGGGGACAGACAGGAATGTCTGTCCCACCTGACGAAGTTTCCGCAGAAAAGGTGTCCCGGACATTCCTGTTCGGGACTCCTTGCAACAATTCTTCAACCGCGCGGGCTATCCCGGCCAGCACTGACTGCCGCCGTCGACGCGCAGGACCTGTCCGGTGACAAAGTCTCCCAGGGGGCCGGCGAAGAACTCGACGACGCGAGCGACTTCATCGACGAGGGCGACGCGATCGAGGGTTCCATCGCTGACGAGCCGGTCCTCGGGGACGTGCCGCGTGCCGAGGTAACGTCCGGTCCGGGTGTCCCCTGGCGCGAGACTGTTGACCGTCACGTTGTACGGTCGCATCTGCACGGCGAGGCAGCGCGTGTATTCGACGACCGCCGCCTTGGCGGTGGCGTAGATTGCGCTGTTTTCGCTGCCTTTGAACGCCGAGATCGAGCTGATCGTCACAATTCGTCCGGACTTGCGGGGCATCATCACGCGGGCGGCCTGCTGGCAGATCAGCACGGTGCTCAGCAGGTTGCGGTCCATCACGGACCGGACGTCGACTTCCTTGATCATGACGGCGTCGTTGGGATTCGGTTTGCCGCCGGCGGCGGCGATGTCGCCGCCCGCGTTGTGCACGAGGACGTCGAGCGGGCCGAGTTCGGCTCCCACCGTCGCGACGACTCGCGCGGCGTCCGCTTCGAGAGTCAGGTCACCCAGGACCCGCACGGTGCGGACGCCGAACTGTTCGGCGATCTGACGGGCAGTCTCGGTCAGCGTGGTCCCTTCGCCGTATTCGGCGGGGCCGTTTTCGCGCATGCCGTGGATGCCGACATGGCAGCCGAGCGCGGCCAGCCGCTCGGCGAAGGCCCGTCCCAGTCCTCGCCCGGCGCCGGTGACCAGCGCCACTTTTCGTTCGAGCAATCTCGCCACGATGTTCTTTCACTCCCGGTTGTCGGAATTGCGCCGTCCTGCAAACGAAGGGCGGGCCGCACGGTTCCCGTGCGGCCCGCCTGCGTCCGCGTGCTAATTGAACTCAAATCGGCCTGTTTTACCAGCCCAGCGACATGTTCGTCTCGATCGCCCGCTGGGCCTGCTGCAGATCGACGCCGGTATCCTGCATGTAAAGCCGGATCGCGTGGACTTTGTCGCCGCGAGCCTTGCTGAGGCAGTCGCGGGCGGCGTGGCAGGGCTCCGTGGCGCCTTCGATTCCAAGGAGCCGCTTGGAGATGACCCACACATCGCGAGGGCGCTTGGTGATCCGGACGATGTCTTCGTCGGGGTAGTGCTCGCGAATCGCGGACTCCGCCTCGGCCTGACTCTGTCCCCAGGCAATCATGATGTGTGCGGTCGTTTCGATCTCGTACAAAGCCATGCGACACCTCCGTTGATATGACGTGGAGTTTCGACCGCGCTCTGTGATCTGGCGGGCTCAGTATAGCCCTGCTTGCGCCGGATCGTCCAGAAGTTCTTCGGCAATTGACTCGGCTCGCGAATCAGGCCCGAGGCGAAGCGCCTCCATGCGACAGCGCCCACTTTTCCTCGGCCGCGCTGGCCCGCAGATAGTACGGGCCTGCGGTCCAGAAGTCGTCCGCTTCTCCTCGCGCGAAGCGTTCCCAGGCCAGACGCCCTACGACGCCTGCGGCGGGAAAGTTCTGCGCGGGTTCGGCGGCGACTCTCGACCGCAACCCGAGGTCGAGCAGCGCCGCGGCTGCCGGACCGAGCACCAGTGCGTCGGGCTCCGCGGCGGCGACCCAGACTTCCGCCGGGGCAATCGTCACGGGCCCGTCGGCCGTCAGCTTGCCGTCGGACCCGCGTCGAAAGGTCGCCACGAACAGATCGCCGCGCTGGGCATCGTCGACAATCTGGACGACTCGGGCGTCCTCGGGCGCGGCGGCCGCGATGGCGTCAAAGGTGTCGATCGCCAGCAGCTTCAGCCCCGCGGCGTAGGCGAATGTTTTGGCGCAGACGATTCCGACTCGCAGTCCGGTAAAACTTCCGGGGCCCCGGCTGACCGCGACTGCGGAGAGATCTTGCGGCGTGAGACCGTGTCGTCCGAGCAGGTCGTGGATCTCGCTGACGAGGGTCTGGGCGTGTCGTCGGCCGACGTCGTCGAGACGTTTCGTTTCGCGCACGCTCCCGTCCGCCAGCAGCGCCAGGCTGCCGGTCCGTCCGCTGGTTTCGAGGGCGAGGAGGTACTGTGTCATGGCGGGGCTACTTCCCGAGCAGGGCGGCTTCTTCTTCGCTGTCGAGATCGAACATTTCTCGCAGAAACCGCGAGACCTTGGTCAGCTTGCGCTTGCCGTAACTCGTGCGCGTTTCGGCGCGCGTCAGCGTCAGGTAGTCCTTGGCCCGCGTCACGCCGACGTACGCCAGCCGCCGCTCTTCTTCGATCGCATTGGGATCGTCCCCCTCCGCATCCACCGATCGCTTGTGCGGCAGGATCCCTTCTTCGAGCCCGACGAGGAACACGCGGGGGAACTCGAGTCCCTTGGCGCTGTGCAGCGTCATCAGTTTCGCCGCGGGTCGATCGAGCTGCTTGTCGTCGTTGCCGAAGTTCTCTTCCCGCCC harbors:
- a CDS encoding S1/P1 nuclease — encoded protein: MRRPTLALLFVLFLAAHAQAWSDAGHKIIASIAFRQLTPAQRERIVALLKHHPRYAQDFEGAVPAEVRSGAAELKDEWAFQQAAIWPDLVRGFPEAEKEKFHRGTWHYINRPLFLTDRDRERLQGSIAINLTLDPTQSAVQDLNVVQAIRLARRLAGDPAADKSERALMLTWIFHTVGDVHQPLHSTAMFAEGLFPEGDRGGNLIRTGQRSNLHSVWDGLPGGRMAVTEARNRALGLIAKPDRRSLGEAAGRQLDEVEWVAESHAACRDAVYCAEVLAFLRQLPRDGRRELPSLALSESYLKSAGAVAETRIVSAGYRLGTVLAQVADGDR
- a CDS encoding SDR family NAD(P)-dependent oxidoreductase encodes the protein MARLLERKVALVTGAGRGLGRAFAERLAALGCHVGIHGMRENGPAEYGEGTTLTETARQIAEQFGVRTVRVLGDLTLEADAARVVATVGAELGPLDVLVHNAGGDIAAAGGKPNPNDAVMIKEVDVRSVMDRNLLSTVLICQQAARVMMPRKSGRIVTISSISAFKGSENSAIYATAKAAVVEYTRCLAVQMRPYNVTVNSLAPGDTRTGRYLGTRHVPEDRLVSDGTLDRVALVDEVARVVEFFAGPLGDFVTGQVLRVDGGSQCWPG
- a CDS encoding DUF6793 family protein; this translates as MALYEIETTAHIMIAWGQSQAEAESAIREHYPDEDIVRITKRPRDVWVISKRLLGIEGATEPCHAARDCLSKARGDKVHAIRLYMQDTGVDLQQAQRAIETNMSLGW
- the tsaB gene encoding tRNA (adenosine(37)-N6)-threonylcarbamoyltransferase complex dimerization subunit type 1 TsaB, translating into MTQYLLALETSGRTGSLALLADGSVRETKRLDDVGRRHAQTLVSEIHDLLGRHGLTPQDLSAVAVSRGPGSFTGLRVGIVCAKTFAYAAGLKLLAIDTFDAIAAAAPEDARVVQIVDDAQRGDLFVATFRRGSDGKLTADGPVTIAPAEVWVAAAEPDALVLGPAAAALLDLGLRSRVAAEPAQNFPAAGVVGRLAWERFARGEADDFWTAGPYYLRASAAEEKWALSHGGASPRA